CATCGCTTGCGGTACAGagataattttttgcaaatgcGTCTTTAACTCGGCAACTGTGCCATCTAAAGCAAAATTTACACTAATCTTCTGTTTGTTGTAAATCACTGTGAAGTCTATATTCTCTGTGGATGGTTCCTTTTGCAAGATAGTCGCGGCCGTATTCCGCGAGTCGTCCACATTGTTCTCAGTGTTGTCACATTCCATCGTAGATTCTTTCGATTCTTTTGCGTCTGTCGCTGAATTTTCCATGGACTTTGGATTCGACGTGAGTTCCGGACAAGGGGACGAGTTGCAACAGCTGTCGTCATTGCTGTCGCCCTTCACGGTATCTAAGGAGATGAGGTAAAAATACGTCAACATAAGTAATACTCGATTATCGACGAaaggcaaggcaaggcaaggcaaggcaaggcaaggcaaagcaaggcaaggcaaggcaaggcaaggcaaggcaaggcaaggcaaggcaaggcaaggcaaggcaaggcaaggcaaggcaaggcaaggcaaggcaaggcaaggcaaggcaaggcaaggcaaggcaaggcaaggcaaggcaaggcaaggcaaggcaaggcaaggcaaggcaaggcaaagcaaggcaaggcaaggcaaggcaaggcaaggcTAGGCAAAgcaaggcaaggcaaggcaaggcaaggcaaggcaagAGAGAGCTCTAAATCTTTCATGAGAATCTTTCCACGTTGTCACGCGCGATCGCGCATACTTTCCTCCAATCTCTAAGAGAGATAAACTAATCGCAAATTAGAACTCGAACCATATCTCGAGCGATATATCAAACGAGCAGGTTGACGCAGGAAAACATGAAAATCAGTCAGGAACGGTGAGAGGTTAGTATACGAGCGATATTGAAACGCTAATTCAAACGGCGCAAAAATACGTCGTTGCATCCAATTGCAACCGGAGACAATTggcaaatatatgtatatactggTAAATATTGCGAATAAGCAGCGTACAATGCAACGACGcagcgtaaaataaaataatctgacATACACAAACGACATACACGTACGAACGACAGTTTCGAGTGTCTCGCAGTGTTTCGGCAAAATGTCGCGACCACCCGGATCCAACGGATCCGCCGCGCCGGTCTGGTATGCTCTGGTGGCACGAGACGATTTCTTCGCGCGATCGAAAGGAAAGATGACAAAGCGGGAACGATAAGTAAGTCgaatgttgaaaatttttacgGAAAATAAACAGGATTCAGCACGTACCCACGTACTCCATGTTGAATGATGTTGAACCGAACCAACCGAACCATCTTCCGTTGCGTCGACCAATCAAAATTATCACAGAGAGCGTTACGTTAGTTAAGCATCGTGATATCGATGACGCACGTTCTTCGGAATGACTTTCGAATTTTTGAATATACTACACCTACAtctggctgtgttccgatattaactgccagtactgaaaatgtatagtatatgtgacgtgaactataaattttcagtactgccagtaaaaacggaacacagcctatatatgtgtatatacatatgcacatacgatatattttttcagCATATCGcgcgatatatatgtatatcgcgcTTCTATTATTCTATTAGAAATTAGAATACAagattagatattttaatactacagaaaaacatttagaaaaaaagaaacaatatcttATCATACAAACCATTACGTATGACTcgattctaaataatattttctcctACAACTGAATTCTAACTATCTAACGCATATCACACAAATCTAATAAGATTTCATTATTCAggtcatttatataatttaaaattacaccaTTGCTAATTCGGTAcattagtttaatttattttctgttatcaccgacgagagactgttaaagaccgctaaccttacgggagtttgtgtgactgttaaatttttaatgataaactgacaatacagtactaattttataatttattgttatcttgaaattttatagatatacttatgtatttgtaacccaaaaattctcgatttttattaaaaattgcagttttgatgttaacatccaagtttggttatcgacagagataataactgatcaaaaagaattaggggaaagtaggtaaattgcacgcacctaagggaaatttatcgcagtgaagtgatttttaaagttgaaatcgatacgagtacagaaatagaaactttaaacatttttttatcattatgtattgtcatattgaacaattttttatttggtaatgctatattcagcaaaaagaagcaagtggttaaacgaaaaaatttctcgggccttgggtaattgtacgtgcggttggataaatggacgcggaggaaaaatgaggttatagcccattcttttaactacactacactgcactacactgtactagtggcactatagttgatctcacgtggtctcacgcctttcaagatggatgcgtaaaattgtcgacggcgaacttgatttgataaaaaaacaattacttgatgactatttaattaaatttaataaacaatagctcaaagaacgcagggaaaaacgtacttttgttaggtataacaaaattaaatgactaaagtaaaaatacggacttattgccttattttctgaatgccaaaatcgcaagaaaaatcatgattttactttttcttattttttcaattaactacgtttttaaatgatataacgtatggttatatatttaaaaaatgccttcagcctacaaatatcgtcgtgatataatttctattcatcgggaaggtgccaaaccacgaagcgtacaattacccagtgcgtacaacaaccctactttcccctacaattttaaagcaatacacaatgatattattaaatataagtatgcatatttgcttatgaagtatttgtataataaaaaaatcaagattttaataacgtattactcaaatatttgtattaacaatcatatggtcgataacgtcattgctcttcaattaccgcTGAGCCCCTGGGGCCCCAGTAACGGCCTCGAAAATTTACCCAgttgacggtctttaatagtctcttgTCGGTGCTGTTATCtattgaagaaaatttatatttttattatttttatattcatgatGGAGAattgaaactatatatatatatattgagagAATCGAGTTActttgaagagaaaaagaggcCGCACGTGACAATTCGGGCGACAGTTCAGAGAATGCCATGGATCATCCAAGTTTCATTATCCACGGAGATGAtaactaaataaaaagaattataattttgtagcaATATATATCTGTATTACAAGTATACATACTTTTacttattaagtaatatttgtataataaaaaattgagaatttaataatgtattcaaAGGTAAATTTCTATCTATAGTCGATAATGTCATCGTTCTTCGATCACCTCCAAGTTGACGGGACCACCCACCATCGCGTGCTGTGCATGTGCAGTTATGCAGGCTGTATAGTGCGTAACGTGCGTAAGCTGCCTGGTCAAAGCCAAAGCCACAAAGCTCCGATTCCCATTCATCCATTGTGTGCAATTGTGCTAAGTGCGTGGAAAGCGGTGGCGGTGAGGTTAGGTTTAAGAAAGATTACGCGTTTTTTTACGCGGTAAAGAGATTTACCGCGATTTCTAGCGTATGCTTATCAAAGTAAGATGGCGAACACGGGACGTTCCGCTTTCTCTCAGGATGGTCAATATTACGCATTTTGCGGTAATGACGGCAAGTTGAAGATCTGGGAAACCGCGAGCGGCCGGTTAAAGCACGAGTACACTCCTAATCGGCATTTATCGTCACCCTGCAGCGTCATAGGATGGATCTCGGCGAGCTCGCAATCGCCGGGCAACGTATCGGTAAATGCGCCATGTGCTcactgctctctctctctctctctctctctctctctctctctctctctctctctctctctctctctctctctctctctctctctctctctctctctctctctctctctctctctctctctctctctctctctctctctctctctctcctctccctccctccctccctccctccccctccccctccccctccccctccccctcccctccccctccccctccccctccccctccctatTTGCCTTACGTCTTTATCGTCCAATTGTACGATTGAATCTTTGAGTTTTCAATCTTTTTCCGCACCAACGTTATTGCAATCTATgcagtatatatacatatatatcgtcCGCTGGTCCACTCTTTTCAAACTTTATCGATATACGTATTGCAACTTTCGGAAAGGTTACTTTAGCATCGAGATGAATTTTATCTTCGACTCGATGATTATAGCAAACATTTCCACCTATAACATTTTTAGACCTGTTCGTCTAAATACGCacgtcataaaaattaataaaaaaaatatattacaagtaCCTTTTATATCTATCATTTCTACATGTGTCTCTTCTCTTTTAAGCCATCGCCAAGGAAAAGACGCAAAAGAAAGTCTATTTCGGAAGATGTCGATCACAAAACTATTGTGGCGATGGGTTCGACCAATGGAAAAGTCACATTGTACGATGTAGCAGCAGCATCTGTCAGCGCTACGTTGGAGAACGGTCATTCCTCTGCTATCACAGCGATCGCTTGGTCGGCATGTACAGGATTGATTACAGCTGCTAACGATTATCACATAGTGGAATGGAATCTTCAGGAGAATGGAATCAAATGTAAATGGAAATCAGGCCAGGCAAAAGTCACGGCATTAGCAATTCTATCTAATGGAAAGTCTTTGCTGTCTGCGGAAAGAATAATCAAATGGTGGAATTTAGCGACCAAGCACGTGATTCGCACGTTTACTGGACATGCCAATCATGTTAATTTTCTTCATCCTATACAAGTAGATAGCACAACTACTTACTTAATCAGCAGTGCCTGTGCGGATAGTCATCTTTCTGTATGGGCATTGGATAAAGTATGTTTCACGTTTTATCttccatttattaatattttagtcaTCTATAACTAGCGCATCAAATGTTAAGATTTCTTCATTCAACAAAAGTTCTTCGAGACAAAAGATTCTTATAAccagaattttttcaagtaaaatttataaatttagtaatttattttatctatataacttttatttgattgtatattaaaaattgtatattgtgcaattaaatttcttttttatctctgtttagaataaaaatgataaagcgTCGATAGCAACTCTAGCCTTGCAGGATGAGGCTACATCTATCTCTATACTTGTTGCGAAAGAATTGCAAATTGTTGTATTGGTTACTACTCAATCGGGTCAAGCGCAGTTATTCGAGTATCAGCCAAATGGTCATACCAAACCATTGAAACCATCTCTTAACATTGCGGTAGCAGCAGATGTCAATCAGAAGGAGACTATTCAACAGATTCCAATTTTAGCAGGTTATTTAACTGAGGATGAAAAACTATTACTGGCATATGgtagttatttaaatttgacattCGAAAAAGTTATACCTGACTTTTCCGACAAAGTACAATGTTTAATTAGATCGGAAAAATTGGATacaaaaaaagtgaaagaaaaaaaagaagaaacaatttctaaaataaaaccTACCGCAATAGAAGGAGATGTTGAATATCTCGCTCCAGGTAATTTACaaatcttctcttttttttttatctaataaaaaatttaaaaagttacattgTTTGCAGGAGTAGGAGTTCCGACACAGAAGAGAAATAGGACTACCTCGGGTTCTCAGCTACTTTTAAAAGATAGACTGGAAAATCTCAGTTTAAATGCAGACGTGAATACGCCGGGAAGAACACCGACGAAAGGAGCTAATATGACGCAGTTACTGATGCAAGCCTTAAATAGCAAAGATAAAACTATTTTGACGACGgtgttatttacaaaaaatgaaagTGTAATTCGTAGTACCATCACAAGATTACCAGTGGAAGCAATTACGCCATTGCTTAAAGAATTAACCATTATGTTGCAAGGCAAAACATATGCGTAATTATCATCATATTTTTTTCGCTAtagatttttctaaattttttttttttgtttgtaaaattaatttgtatattgaCTCTTAAAGAGTGATTATTTGATTTGTGTTTAGGAGTAAAATTGCAGTAATGTGGTTGCAAACTTTGATAATGACTCATGCAGCACATTTGATGTCACGACCAGATATCGCAGAGATACTCAGCCCTATTCTAAGTTTTATCGACGCGAAATTAACGCTTCTAACGGCTGTACAAAGATTAAAAGGCAGAGTTTCTCTTATAACAGGACAAATATCTCAGGCTAATGAGGAACACAAAGATATAACCGAGGACAGCTTGCTTGTTTATCAAGATCCAGGTTATAACATAACATACCgacattacaaaattttattttgacatttaatttaacatattaaatcaCATGAAAAACATATGTAGATTCATCGGATGAAGGTGCCGATAAAGACGATGTTGATCTAAGTAGCGAATCTGATGACAATTGGGAAGAGATGTCGGATCAAGATGTTCAAGATGAAGAGGATAACAGAAGCGTCAAATTTGAAGATGATGACGTTGACGATAATGATTCTATACAcagctaaaaaaaaatcgagttgGTTAGTATCGAAATAACTTGTTTagcttaatttattatgtttcaTTGTAAtctgtacaaaaaatattagccaaatcatagaatttattttctaaagttttCACATGAGAGAGAATTATTCGATggttaatttttccaattttattcttgtgaaataatgttctatttttaatataaataaataaaatagtgaaatacaaataaaataaataaatttttatattagcaacattatattactattcaaattatttatttgcaatttatttaaacaatgttaaaaaataataaagtattgttttttatattacaattatttttttcagtaaaaatgtcGTTTAATTACCACAATGGAGCCATTCTTGATGAAAGACGGATGTAACAAAGATGGTACTGCAAAAAATAATACCTTTATCTTCTCAAGACGTTTATTTTCACCATTACGTGAAGATTTGAAAGAGATGGATTTGGAAGGCCAAATATAGCATATTTGAATAAAGCTGTCCTGAAAGCTAATACGTTTTTCTCGCTTATAACAATCATCCTTGTATAtccaatatttttcaagaaaaatatacaaatttataattatatatggatAAGTAACATAAGTATTTATACCTTTCTTTTCGTTAATCCATCGTTAATTCGATCTATggtgttatatttaaatataaaaaatagtgatgcgaaataaaaatattttcagtaattaatatatcttacaatattttctttgtgtACGAAGATTTATATGCATCGCGCGTAATGTGCAAAGTATGCGTCAATTTTAACGTGAAAATTTTGTTGATATTAAAGAGTttgctatattattttaacgttattttaatgttttctgTTAAGACTTTTACGAGAACTttcttgttataatattttgagtCGCGAATTTCGATACACTCTGTATATAACTTCTAATGTTAATGCATATATAAATGCATGTATGCTCGAATGTTCTCATATATTATGTCGGCCTTATTATTCatcgaatgttaaacaaggatcaAATAATGGTACTCGGATGATGTTTCCAAACGCAGcctatttcgtatttttaaatgtaattaaaaaaacttcaGGATTCTAATAATACTTGTAACGTTATTAGAAAAGTTTGACTATATACAAGGTGTACCGAAATTCGCGATTCAAAATACTATAGCAAgaagttcttgaaaaattaagtaaaacagttatttgtacatttttattttaagcagtaatttttgagatataatggCTTAAAGCTGGTCAACTATGGTCAATCACAAACTGTGTTTAGACGGTCGTATGTCCGTAAGTCGTGTCAGCGgtatagtttaataattatatggtAAAT
The window above is part of the Solenopsis invicta isolate M01_SB chromosome 8, UNIL_Sinv_3.0, whole genome shotgun sequence genome. Proteins encoded here:
- the LOC105192921 gene encoding WD repeat-containing protein 43 isoform X2, with the translated sequence MANTGRSAFSQDGQYYAFCGNDGKLKIWETASGRLKHEYTPNRHLSSPCSVIGWISASSQSPGNVSPSPRKRRKRKSISEDVDHKTIVAMGSTNGKVTLYDVAAASVSATLENGHSSAITAIAWSACTGLITAANDYHIVEWNLQENGIKCKWKSGQAKVTALAILSNGKSLLSAERIIKWWNLATKHVIRTFTGHANHVNFLHPIQVDSTTTYLISSACADSHLSVWALDKNKNDKASIATLALQDEATSISILVAKELQIVVLVTTQSGQAQLFEYQPNGHTKPLKPSLNIAVAADVNQKETIQQIPILAGYLTEDEKLLLAYGSYLNLTFEKVIPDFSDKVQCLIRSEKLDTKKVKEKKEETISKIKPTAIEGDVEYLAPGVGVPTQKRNRTTSGSQLLLKDRLENLSLNADVNTPGRTPTKGANMTQLLMQALNSKDKTILTTVLFTKNESVIRSTITRLPVEAITPLLKELTIMLQGKTYASKIAVMWLQTLIMTHAAHLMSRPDIAEILSPILSFIDAKLTLLTAVQRLKGRVSLITGQISQANEEHKDITEDSLLVYQDPDSSDEGADKDDVDLSSESDDNWEEMSDQDVQDEEDNRSVKFEDDDVDDNDSIHS
- the LOC105192921 gene encoding WD repeat-containing protein 43 isoform X1 → MANTGRSAFSQDGQYYAFCGNDGKLKIWETASGRLKHEYTPNRHLSSPCSVIGWISASSQSPGNVSPSPRKRRKRKSISEDVDHKTIVAMGSTNGKVTLYDVAAASVSATLENGHSSAITAIAWSACTGLITAANDYHIVEWNLQENGIKCKWKSGQAKVTALAILSNGKSLLSAERIIKWWNLATKHVIRTFTGHANHVNFLHPIQVDSTTTYLISSACADSHLSVWALDKNKNDKASIATLALQDEATSISILVAKELQIVVLVTTQSGQAQLFEYQPNGHTKPLKPSLNIAVAADVNQKETIQQIPILAGYLTEDEKLLLAYGSYLNLTFEKVIPDFSDKVQCLIRSEKLDTKKVKEKKEETISKIKPTAIEGDVEYLAPVTLFAGVGVPTQKRNRTTSGSQLLLKDRLENLSLNADVNTPGRTPTKGANMTQLLMQALNSKDKTILTTVLFTKNESVIRSTITRLPVEAITPLLKELTIMLQGKTYASKIAVMWLQTLIMTHAAHLMSRPDIAEILSPILSFIDAKLTLLTAVQRLKGRVSLITGQISQANEEHKDITEDSLLVYQDPDSSDEGADKDDVDLSSESDDNWEEMSDQDVQDEEDNRSVKFEDDDVDDNDSIHS